In the Streptomyces coeruleoprunus genome, GCAGGTACTGGAGGGTGCGCACCCGCTCGCCGGTCTCGGAGCTGCGGACGACGGGCCAGACCGGTGCCGTCGGGTCGCCGCCGATCCGGGCGGCCACGTCCCGGCGCAGCTGCGGGAGCAGGGCGTAGAGGCGGTCGCCGGGGCACGCGGTGTTGTTGAAGTCGCGGTGGCCGTAGATCTGGTAGGCGCGCAGCCCGTACTGGCGGCAGATGTGGGTGCACAGGTCGAGGAGCGCCGCGTACTGCTGGCCGCGCGGGTCGACGGTGTCGTACGTGCCCTCGTTCTCGATGCCGATGGCGATGGTGTTCTGGCCGGTGCAGTGCGCGCCCTCGACGGTCCCGCTGCCGGCCTGGAGGGTGGCGAGGCTCTGGTGGCGGCCCTCCACCACGTGCGCGCCCCGGCTGATCGTGAAGTGCTGGCCGCTGTCGATCCAGCCCCTGCTGTCCATGTGGAACTTCTGGATGGACCGGGCGAGGGCGAAGGCGTGGGCCTGCGAGTAGTCGGTGACGTTCGCCGTGGCGGTGTGATGGACGATGATCTTGTGCGGGCGGGCGGCCAGGACGTTGACCGGGCTGCTCGGCGGGCGGGCGCCCCAGGCCGCGCAGTCGGATATCAGCGGCCCTGCCGCCGCGTACGCCCGGCCTGCCGGGCCCAGCGGGGTCAGCGCGGCCGCCGCGCCGAGGGCCAGCGCGCCCGTGAGTACGGCACGGCGGTGGGGGCCGGAGTGGTCGATGGATGCCAAGTCGGTCTCCTCTGCGGGATCTTGGACGGTTCGGGCCCACTCTGTGGGCCCGGCCCGCCGTCCCTCCAGACCTCAGCCGTCCCGGGACACCGTTCCGGCCACGGGACGCATCCCGGGACGCGTCGTTCCCGTCCATCCCTCAAAGACGCAGGCCAGCCGGGAAGTTGACTGTGCAACAGACAGCGGGAGAAGGAGAACCAGCCCATAAAATGCGCCAGGTCGGCCGAGGGGGGCCGGAAAAGGACGACGCGGGGACTGTTGATGAACGACCAAGCCGACGCCACAGGGGAGAGACCGGGTGAGCGGGCCCGGCTGCTCGCGGAGATGCGCCGCATCAAGGAGACCTCGGGGCTGAGCTTCGGCCGCCTCGCGGACCGGACGCACTACAGCCGCTCCTCCTGGGAGCGTTTCCTCAACGGCAAGCAGCTGCCGACCTGTGTCGCGCTGGAGCAGCTGGCCGAGGTGGCCGGGGAGGACCCGGCGCCGCTGCTGGCCCTGCTGGAACGTATCTCCGCGGAGGGCGCGCCAGCCGCGCAGGAGGCGCAGTGCGCCCCGTCGGCGCCCGCGCAGGCCGGTCCGGCGCGTCAGCCGGACGCACCCGCGCGGGCCGTGGCCGCCGGTCAGGAGGAGAAGCGGCCACCCGAGCACGACCCGGCGGACCGGCGCACGACGGAACCGCCGTCGGGGGACGGGCGGACGGTGGAGCCACCGCCGGCGGACGGGCAGTCGGCGAGCCGGCCGGTGGCAGACCGGCGGCCGGAGGAACGGAACACCGCCGACCGGCGGCCGGGCGAGGCCCCGCAGCCCGGCCCGCTGGTGCTCGCGTGGTCGCCGCGCCGGCGGCGGAGGCTCGGTCTGGCCGCGTCCGTCGTGGCCGGCGCCGTATGCGGCTCGTTCCTGACGGTGTTGGCGCTCAGCCCGTCCGCCGCCGAACCGGACGGCGGCCCCGACGCGCGGGCGAGCATCAGCTCCCCGCCGCCCGGAGCGCCGGTGCCGGACACGGTTCCGTCACGCACGGGTCCGGTCGAGGTGGGCTGCCGCCGCGACGCCTGCATCGGCCG is a window encoding:
- a CDS encoding N-acetylmuramoyl-L-alanine amidase, with protein sequence MASIDHSGPHRRAVLTGALALGAAAALTPLGPAGRAYAAAGPLISDCAAWGARPPSSPVNVLAARPHKIIVHHTATANVTDYSQAHAFALARSIQKFHMDSRGWIDSGQHFTISRGAHVVEGRHQSLATLQAGSGTVEGAHCTGQNTIAIGIENEGTYDTVDPRGQQYAALLDLCTHICRQYGLRAYQIYGHRDFNNTACPGDRLYALLPQLRRDVAARIGGDPTAPVWPVVRSSETGERVRTLQYLLTGRGATLTVDGSFGPATEAAVRDFQTLNRAYVDGIAGNQTWHHLAMPVARGASGQAVKAVQSQLTAHGTPTTVDGIFGSGTEAGIRTFQTSRGLPSDGVVDARTWSRLLA
- a CDS encoding DUF2690 domain-containing protein, which gives rise to MNDQADATGERPGERARLLAEMRRIKETSGLSFGRLADRTHYSRSSWERFLNGKQLPTCVALEQLAEVAGEDPAPLLALLERISAEGAPAAQEAQCAPSAPAQAGPARQPDAPARAVAAGQEEKRPPEHDPADRRTTEPPSGDGRTVEPPPADGQSASRPVADRRPEERNTADRRPGEAPQPGPLVLAWSPRRRRRLGLAASVVAGAVCGSFLTVLALSPSAAEPDGGPDARASISSPPPGAPVPDTVPSRTGPVEVGCRRDACIGRDPKAADCQWDAVTAHDTWLRGMHIQLRYSEACQAVWGRVENGTVGDTVRIKGLTGLEMEATIRIDRDTYTKMLAVSAEAPPRTVTVCGAIPSQKQMECSPHRQVQP